A DNA window from Tamandua tetradactyla isolate mTamTet1 chromosome 22, mTamTet1.pri, whole genome shotgun sequence contains the following coding sequences:
- the LRAT gene encoding lecithin retinol acyltransferase: protein MKNSVLEVASLLLEKLFFMSNLRLFGSGAAGGEDEKRSGFSEIKSFLRGDVLEVPRTHLTHYGIYLGDNRVAHLMPDILLALTDDKGLTQKVVSNKRLILGVIGKVASIRVDTVEDFAYGADILVNHLDEFLEKKALVNEEVARRAEKRLGMTSYSLLWNNCEHFVTYCRYGTPFSPQADKFCENVKIIIRDQRSVLASAVLGLASIVCLGLASYATIPAIFIPFCLWMVG, encoded by the exons ATGAAGAACTCAGTGCTGGAGGTGGCGTCCCTACTGCTGGAGAAGCTGTTCTTCATGTCCAACCTCAGGCTCTTCGGTTCGGGCGCCGCCGGAGGCGAGGACGAGAAGAGGAGCGGTTTCTCCGAGATCAAGTCTTTCCTCCGCGGCGACGTGCTGGAGGTGCCCCGGACCCATCTGACCCACTATGGTATCTACCTGGGCGACAACCGCGTCGCCCATCTGATGCCCGACATCCTCCTGGCCCTGACTGACGACAAGGGGCTCACGCAGAAGGTCGTTTCTAACAAGCGTCTCATCTTGGGCGTCATTGGCAAGGTGGCCAGCATTCGCGTGGACACCGTGGAGGACTTCGCCTATGGAGCCGACATCCTTGTCAATCACCTGGACGAGTTCCTGGAGAAGAAGGCGCTGGTCAATGAAGAGGTGGCGCGGAGGGCGGAGAAAAGGCTGGGCATGACGTCCTacagcctcctgtggaacaacTGCGAGCACTTCGTGACCTACTGCAGATACGGCACCCCCTTTAGCCCCCAGGCGGACAAG ttttgtgaGAATGTGAAGATAATTATTCGTGATCAGAGAAGTGTTCTTGCTTCAGCAGTCTTGGGATTGGCATCTATAGTTTGTCTGGGCTTGGCATCGTATGCCACCATTCCTGCAATTTTTATTCCGTTCTGTCTGTGGATGGTGGGCTAA